A genome region from Pygocentrus nattereri isolate fPygNat1 chromosome 6, fPygNat1.pri, whole genome shotgun sequence includes the following:
- the tmem37 gene encoding voltage-dependent calcium channel gamma-like subunit — MTAIKMRAVAPAAQGKSRPLFLEVLCRSLIILCVALSVVLSSVAVCDGHWLLSDRHMFGLWFFCVVEDSGAAPNCSRHVGGGLDPGLCVCRSVVSLAVVSAIFGLELLVMSQVSEGRASSQRWHLGAWLVLLAAGLAAGGVATFVFLFWEHATPLGFTLTFWCQFTATFLFFLNGMAARHIQNMAELLPSSGHLGKP; from the exons ATGACTGCGATCAAAATGAGG GCAGTGGCTCCTGCTGCCCAGGGGAAGTCTCGCCCTCTTTTCCTGGAGGTGCTGTGTCGAAGTCTGATCATTCTTTGCGTGGCTCTCTCTGTTGTCCTGTCCTCCGTCGCAGTGTGTGATGGACACTGGCTGTTGTCTGACCGACATATGTTTGGCCTTTGGTTCTTCTGTGTGGTGGAGGACTCTGGTGCGGCCCCCAACTGCAGCAGGCATGTTGGGGGGGGCCTGGATCcaggattgtgtgtgtgtcgttCTGTTGTCTCTCTGGCTGTGGTGAGTGCAATCTTTGGCCTGGAGCTGCTGGTGATGTCCCAGGTGAGCGAGGGGCGGGCATCTAGCCAGCGCTGGCATCTGGGAGCATGGCTTGTGCTGCTGGCTGCAGGGTTGGCTGCTGGAGGGGTTGCGACCTTTGTGTTCCTGTTCTGGGAGCATGCCACACCTCTGGGGTTCACTCTCACCTTCTGGTGCCAGTTCACTGCAACCTTCCTGTTCTTCCTCAATGGCATGGCAGCACGGCATATCCAGAATATGGCAGAACTGCTTCCCTCTAGTGGTCATTTGGGAAAACCGTAA